Proteins encoded within one genomic window of Manis pentadactyla isolate mManPen7 chromosome 4, mManPen7.hap1, whole genome shotgun sequence:
- the EFNB3 gene encoding ephrin-B3 — protein MGAPHSGPGGVQVGALLLLGFLGLVSGLSLEPVYWNSANKRFQAEGGYVLYPQIGDRLDLLCPRARPPGPHSSPNYEFYKLYLVGGSQGRRCEAPPAPNLLLTCDRPDLDLRFTIKFQEYSPNLWGHEFRSHRDYYIIATSDGTREGLESLQGGVCLTRGMKVLLRVGQSPRGGAAPRKPVSEVPMERDRGAARSLDPGKENMPGDPTSNATSRGAEGPLPPPSMPAVAGAAGGLALLLLGVAGAGGAMCWRRRRAKPSESRHPGPGSFGRGGSLGLGGGGGMGPREAEPGEIGIALRGGGAADPPFCPHYEKVSGDYGHPVYIVQDGPPQSPPNIYYKV, from the exons ATGGGGGCCCCCCATTCTGGGCCGGGGGGCGTGCAAGTCGGGGCCCTGCTGCTGCTCGGTTTCCTGGGGCTGGTGTCTGGGCTCAGCCTGGAGCCTGTCTATTGGAATTCAGCGAATAAAAG gTTCCAGGCAGAGGGCGGTTACGTGCTCTACCCTCAGATCGGGGACCGCCTAGACCTGCTGTGCCCCCGGGCCCGGCCTCCTGGCCCCCACTCTTCTCCTAATTATGAGTTCTACAAGCTGTACCTGGTTGGGGGTTCCCAGGGCCGGCGCTGTGAGGCACCCCCTGCCCcaaacctccttctcacttgtgACCGGCCAGACCTGGATCTCCGCTTCACCATCAAGTTTCAGGAGTATAGCCCTAACCTCTGGGGCCATGAGTTCCGCTCACACCGCGATTACTACATAATTG CCACATCAGACGGAACCCGGGAGGGCCTGGAGAGCTTGCAGGGAGGTGTGTGCCTCACTAGAGGCATGAAGGTGCTTCTCCGAGTGGGACAAA GTCCCCGAGGAGGGGCTGCCCCCCGAAAGCCTGTGTCTGAAGTGCCCATGGAGAGAGACCGAGGGGCAGCCCGCAGCCTGGACCCTGGGAAGGAGAACATGCCAG GTGACCCCACCAGCAATGCAACCTCCCGGGGTGCTGAaggccccctgccccctcccagcaTGCCCGCAGTGGCCGGGGCAGCGGGGGGGCTGGCGCTGCTCTTGCTGGGcgtggcaggggctgggggtgccATGTGTTGGCGGAGACGGCGGGCCAAGCCTTCGGAGAGTCGCCACCCTGGTCCTGGCTCCTTTGGGAGGGGAGGGTCTCTGGGTCTTGGGGGCGGAGGTGGGATGGGACCTCGGGAAgctgagcctggggagatagggaTAGCTCTGCGGGGTGGTGGGGCTGCAGACCCCCCCTTTTGTCCCCACTATGAGAAGGTGAGTGGCGACTATGGGCATCCTGTGTACATCGTGCAGGATGGGCCCCCCCAGAGCCCTCCAAACATCTACTACAAGGTATGA